CTTCGTGTCGACAGGCGTGGCCGCGGGTTTGCAATTAAGCATACCGGCGCGGTCCAGGAGCTCATGGGCGTACTTGCGCTGATGGAGGAAGAAGCCGTCGGTGCGACGTAtgacctcgatgccgaggaagtagtgcagAGGCCCCAAGTCCTTGAGGGCAAACTCAGCGTGAAGACGATCGGTGAGCTGGCGCAGTAGGTCCGTGGAGCTGGCCGTtaagatgatgtcgtcgacgtagagcaGCAGGTACGCGGTGGAGGCGCCGTTGTTGTACACGAACAGCGATGCATCAGAGCGGGTGGAGCGGAAGCCGAGTTGGTGAAGAAACGCTGCGATGTGCTGGTACCAGGCGCGTGGGGCCTGCTTGAGCCCGTATAACGAGCGCGAGAGCAGGCACACATGGTCGGGGTGGGCGCTGTCGACGAACCCAGTGGGCTGCTGGCAGAAGACCTGCTCGTCGAGATGGCCATGAAGaaaggcgttggagacgtccatctgatgCACGGGCCATGCACGGGAGACCGCGAGCTGAAGAACGGTGCGGATCGTCCCGGGCTTGACAACCGGAGCGAAGGTGTCGGTGAAGTCGACGCCGGCGCGCAGGCGAAAACCACGAACCACCCACCGCGCCTTGTGGCGGTCGAGGGTACCGTCCGGATGGAACTTGTGTTTGAAGACCCACTTCCCGGTGATGACGTTGGCGTGAGGGGGGCGGGGAACAAGCGTCCATGTCTGGTTCCGCTGCAGGGCGTCGAACTCGTCATGCATGGCCGCAAACCACTGCGGGTCACGGAGAGCAGCCCGGGCAGAGGTGGGCATAGGCGACGGCGTGGCTGGTGAAGCCGCGGAAGTCGACGCGGTGCAGACGTACTCGTCCGAGGGGTACCGCGTGCTCGGGACGCGAATCCCCGCACGGGCGCGCGTGAGGGGGCCCAtcgccggcggcggaggaggcggaggcggggcCGGAGGCGAAGCATCGCCCGAGCTGGGGCTCGAGGGCGACGCGGTCGAGGGCACAGAGGACACGGCGGTGCCCGAGGCAGTGCTCGAGGGCGACGCGGGCGGTGTCGGGGGCGAGGCGGCGACGCCCGAGGCGGGGCTCGAGGGCGCCACGTGTGAGCCCGAGGTAGGGCTCAAGGGCGTCACGGAAGGCGTCGCAGCTGTAGTAGAGGCAGCGCGCGGAGGCGCTGCCGAGCCAGGGACCTCCACCAAGGTAGGGCCGCGACGCCGCGGACTGTCAGTCGCGGGAGGAGAAGTCCTCACCTGTTCCTGTGCAAAGGGAAAACAGTGCTCatcaaagtacacgtgccgggaCGTGATGACGCGGTGAGAGACCGGATCATAGCAACGGTAGCCTTTGGTGTTAGCCGGGTAACCGAGAAATACACACGGAATGGAGCGAGGTGCAAGTTTGTGAGGGGTGGTGGAAGCGGTACTAGGGAAACAACGACAACCAAAAATGCGGAGACCGTCGTATGAGGGGGGTGAGCCAAACAGGAGGTTATGTGGTGTGTAATTCCAGCGAGGGCGACACGGGCGTAGGTTGACTAGGAGGGTGGCGGTGGAGAGGGCGTCCGGCCAGAACTGAGGGGGCATGTGGGCGTGGAACAAGAGGGTACGGACGCAGTCATTAAGGGTGCATAGGACACGCTCGGTGCGGCCGTTCTGCTGGGAGGTGTATGGGCAAGTTAGGCGGAAGATGGTGCCGTGGGTGGAGAGGAGGGTGCGGATGGTGGTGTTGTCGAATTCCTTGCCGTTGTCAGTTTGGAGGGCGAGGATGGGACGACCGAACTGTGTAGATACATAAGAATAAAAGGCGGTGAGTGTTGAAGCGACATCAGATTTCTTACGAAGAGGAAAAGTCCAGACAAAGTGAGAAAAATCATCGAGAATAACAAGATAATAAAGAAAACCAGAATTACTCGGTATAGGGGACgtccatacatcactatgaaGTAATTGAAAAGGAAGAGATGCAACTGTGGATGAAGTACTGAAAGGAAGCCGAACATGTTTGCCTAGTCGGCAGGCGTCACATGAGTGAGCCACCATTTTATTacatgaaaaagaaaagcctctCATTATTTGGCGGAGCGAGGTGGAGCTGGGATGGCCAAGACGAGCGTGCCAAAGGTCGACGCCGGCAGAGAGCGCCCGAGGTGCAGCGTGAGTGGAGGGAGACGGCTGAACGGGGTACAGGTCGCCGGGACTCTCACAGCGGTGCAAAACCATCCGGGTACGGGCATCCTTTACAGAGAAACCAAACTCGTCAAATTCCACAGTTACAGAGTTATCGCGAGAAAGAGTTTTGACGGAAACTAAATTCTGAACAAGATGTGGTGAAACTAAGACATTATTAAGAGACAATGGTGTGGAATTAGAAGGAAAATGAGTGGAGCCAATATGAGAGATGGGAAGACCAGCACCGTTACCGACGATGATGCGAGAGGAAGTGGATGTCGGAGATGAAGTGGAAAGGTCACCCGGGTGAGCAGCCATGTGTGCGGAGGCTCCGGTGTCCATGAACCAGTCTCCACCGCCTGAGTAAGCGCCCGGCGAGGGGGCGTGCTGAAGGGCGGTGTACAGCGCGGGGTCCCAGTGGGCCGTCGGGGCCTGCGGCATCATGCCGCCGTAGACGGGAGCGTAGGGCAGGCCGGCGGGAGCCTGCGGTGGCGCGGCGATGAAGGCCTGGTGCGTCGGCGGACGGGAGCCGACGGTGCCGGGGACGGGGGGGAGCGGAACGGGCATGGTGTAGGCGTGCACGACCCCCGTCCAGGGGTTGTGTCCGCCCGCCCATGGCGGAGTGGGGTGTGAGTACCCGGGCCGCGGACCGACGATGCCAGGGCCGCCGTTGTGGCCACCGCCACGGCCACCACCACGGCCACGGCGACGGCCGCGGCCACCGCCCCCTCCTCCTTGGTGCTGTTGCGGCTGAGGCGCAGAGTGTGGAGGGGCGGGGGTGGGCGCCGGTGGAGCTCCTCCGCCATGAGGAAGAACGCTGTTGCCGCTTGCCCATAGAGCGGTGTGAACCGCCCGGGTGCGCACACCCTTCAGCCGGCGTTCCTCCAGCCGGAGGTAGTCGACCGCCCGCTCGAACGTAGGGTTGGTCATGAGGGTGAGGTTGGAGGCAGCGTTGCCGAGGTCCTCGCTGAGGCCGGCGGTGAGGGTGGAGAGGAGAAGCTCGTCGCCAATCCGGAACCCAAGGTCCTGGAGCTCGTCGGAGATTGCCTTGAGGCGCAGGTAGTAGGCGTCCAAGGTTTGATCGCCCTGGGGTGTGCCGAAGAATTCTTGCTGCAAAAAGACAACACGttggagcttgttattggtgaagAGGCCGTTGATCTTCCCCCACACTGTGCGGGCATCATCGCCTTCCCGAACGAAGGTCTTGAAGATGTCCGGCGAGACGGTGAGGAAGAGccagcggatgatggtggcgtcgatggccAGCCAGTCGGCGTCGCAGGCGAGGAGGTCGGCGGTGCCGTCGATGTGATCGCGCAGGTTGTACTCGCGGAAGAGGAGGTAGAAGTACGTCTTCCAGGCGATGTAGTTGGCCGCGGTGGTGGACAGCTTGACGGGGACATGGTCGGTGATGGCGACGGCGCGGAGCTGGCCGGGGTCGGGGATGGAGGAGTCGGCGAAGGGGTTGGAGCTAGGGGTTGACATGATGAAGAAGGGGAGGCGGCGGGCGGCTGGAGAGGGAGGAGAGGCGGCGctgctagggtttaggggttggGGGAGGGGGGGTGCGGCGCACGGggaggagaggcggcgcgcggctagggtttaggatctaggaggtgtctgataccatgtagaaggagatgcaatgctcgatgtattgatcggatgcatatgacggtacatatataggccacgtcctcgactatacaaggaaggaggcgggcccaatagtaaatacaaggatatgtatcgctatacaataactacagaggatacacatccagatatacaagatatgtatctcaacaaGAGACCGCTTAAATGGGGATGCTCTAAGCAGCGACTACAACAGCATGATCTTCAAGATATGACCGGAGAAAGCAGCAGGCCAGGGGCGGCCGTGGATGGAGACTTGACCGGCCGCACGCCGGCTGCTTGGGGCGGCGCTCAGGGGTGCTTGCTGCTTGCCGAGAGAAGGGTGGATCGTTTTGATTTTGATGCAGAACAGCAGATGGCTCCCATATATAAAAAGGTTCAACATAGGGAAAGCGGAGGCCGGCTCTGGTTTGACCTCTTGCCCGATCTTTCAAACGGAAGGGCTCGACCAGGGACCAATCGAAAGCTCATCACGCGTACGATTGGCCATATTTGACGATCCGATTTCTCGACTTGCGGTAGCAGGCCATGTAATTTTGACGAAAATTAGGAGCAATAATAGATGAACCAACTAGAAATTCTTTTGCTCTTATTATTAGATAGGTATAGATGATATTTTCCTTCTTAAAATGGTCAATTACATCAAAATCAGTCTATATTACAGTTGTATAGTCAACCAACCTATATAAAAAAGC
This region of Lolium perenne isolate Kyuss_39 chromosome 2, Kyuss_2.0, whole genome shotgun sequence genomic DNA includes:
- the LOC139835552 gene encoding uncharacterized protein, with the protein product MSTPSSNPFADSSIPDPGQLRAVAITDHVPVKLSTTAANYIAWKTYFYLLFREYNLRDHIDGTADLLACDADWLAIDATIIRWLFLTVSPDIFKTFVREGDDARTVWGKINGLFTNNKLQRVVFLQQEFFGTPQGDQTLDAYYLRLKAISDELQDLGFRIGDELLLSTLTAGLSEDLGNAASNLTLMTNPTFERAVDYLRLEERRLKGVRTRAVHTALWASGNSVLPHGGGAPPAPTPAPPHSAPQPQQHQGGGGGGRGRRRGRGGGRGGGHNGGPGIVGPRPGYSHPTPPWAGGHNPWTGVVHAYTMPVPLPPVPGTVGSRPPTHQAFIAAPPQAPAGLPYAPVYGGMMPQAPTAHWDPALYTALQHAPSPGAYSGGGDWFMDTGASAHMAAHPGDLSTSSPTSTSSRIIVVSPHLVQNLVSVKTLSRDNSVTVEFDEFGFSFGRPILALQTDNGKEFDNTTIRTLLSTHGTIFRLTCPYTSQQNGRTERVLCTLNDCVRTLLFHAHMPPQFWPDALSTATLLSAASRPYLGGGPWLGSASARCLYYSCDAFRDALEPYLGLTRGALEPRLGRRRLAPDTARVALEHCLGHRRVLCALDRVALEPQLGRCFASGPASASSAAGDGPPHARPCGDSRPEHAVPLGRVRLHRVDFRGFTSHAVAYAHLCPGCSP